ACGACGTTTATGTGGGAAGAATTAGGTCCGACGCCTCCTATCTTAACGGCCTGGTGATGTGGGTAGTGGCCGATAATATCCGCAAGGGCGCTGCCCTCAATGCTGTCCAGATAGCGGAAGAGGCCGCCAGGAACAGTTGGGTCAAGAGTCAAAACAATAATAAGTAGTCGGCGGAGGACGAGATGAAGAAGTTCGGACGTTTGCTGACAGCCATGGTAACACCCTTCAATGCTAAGGGTCAGGTTGATTACATACAGGCAAAAAAGCTGGCTAAGGCCCTGCTCGAATCCGGAAGCGATGGACTGGTAGTGTCCGGCACTACCGGTGAAAGCCCTACGCTCACCGCCGAGGAAAAGCTCAGGCTGTTTGCTGAGATAAGGACGATTGCCGGCAAAAAGACTACGATCGTGGCTGGCACGGGCAACTACAACACACAGGAGAGCATCGAGCTGACTCATAAGGCAGAGAAAATGGGAGTGGATGCCTGCCTGCTGACAGTTCCTTATTACAATAAGCCGAACCAGGACGGGCTCTATCAGCACTTCAAGGCCATCGCTGACTCGACCCGGTTACCCTGTATTATATACAATGTGCCCTCCCGGACTATCACCAACCTGTCCGCCGATACGACCATCAAGCTGAGCAAGATAGATAATATCGTGGGTATCAAGGAGGCCAGCGCAGATTTCGGGCAGATCGCCCGCATCATCAATGGAGTGAGCAGCGATTTCATGGTATATAGCGGCAATGACGCCGATACCTTTCCTATTTTGAATTTGGGCGGCTATGGAGTGATCGGTGTGATCACGCACCTGGTGGGCGTTCAGTATAAAAAAATGATGGACCTTTGCCTAGCCGGCAAAATTAAGGAATCGGCCAGGCTGCACCGCAGCTTCATTCCGCTGGTTAATACCATGTTCATGATAGGCAGCCCTATGCCAATAAAATATGCGTTGAACTACCTGGGATTCAGGGTCGGCAGACCGCGCCTGCCGCTGGTCGTGCCGGACGAGAAAACACGGGCCGCCATCGAGCAAACGCTCAAGAGATACACAATAGACCTGCCGCTCAAATAGGCCCGGTTGAAGAAGAAACCTCAGGGCCTGGCCGGCATGGCACACTGGCATGCTGGGAATCCGATAATCAGGACCAGGGATAATGCCCTTTGCGTTTGGTAGCCCATTTATCGATCCCCTCACGCCTGATCAGTTCCAGGTGGTAAGCGAGATTGGGATGGAATTTGAGCAGGGGCTCCAGATGCCGGCAGGCTTTGTATTCTGCGCAGTCCCAGCATCCGGCGAGGCCCTTTTCGATTGCGCAATTCCTAATCATGCAACGCTCTCCCTTCCAACCGCCCCCCTCCCGGCAGATAGCCTTGCATTTCAGTCCGCGTATGGCCTGAAGAACGTCGATGAAGCGGTGATAGTCTTTGAATGCTGCATTGGACTCCGACCAGTAGGTCTGGCCGGCTTTTAACGCGGCGTATTTATCAAACTTCAGCTCGGCCAGAATAGCTTCAAGACGGGCTGCAAGGTTATAAAGCGCTGCCTTTGACGGAATACAGTCTTTGCAATACAGGCCGCAATAAGATGTCAGCTGACTATTATTAATCACAGCACATCAGATTACGTTTTTAATAACGATGCTCTGCTCGCGGCGGGGACCAATGGAGATAACGTGGAAGCGGCAGCCGATGAGCTCCTCGAGGCGCCTGACGTACCTGCGGGCGTTACGCGGCAGCTCCCTCGCCTTGCGGGCGTTGCTGGTACCAACCTTCCAGCCGGGTAATTCTTCGTATACAGGAGTGCAGCTTTCGAGCGCCGCCGCATCAGCCGGGAAATGGTTTACCGTCTTACCACCGATTTTATAGCCCACACATATTTTCACGGTATCCATCTCATCAAGCACGTCCAGGCGTGTCAGTATGCCGCTGGAAAAGCCGTTGAGATTGGTGCTGTAGCGTCCTACCACTGCATCAAACCATCCGCAGCGTCGCGCTCTTCCCGTTGTGGTCCCATACTCGTGGGCACGTTGCCTGATATACTCGCCGACCTCATCTTTGAGCTCGGTGGGCATAGGGCCGCCACCCACCCGGGTAGTATAGGCTTTAAAAATCCCGACAACGCGGTCAATCCTGCGCGGGCTGATGCCTGAGCCCATGCAGGCGCCTGCGGCCAGCGGGGATGACGAGGTGACAAAAGGATATGAGCCGAAATCGGTATCCAGCATAGTGCCCTGTGCGCCTTCGAGCACGATATTGCAGCCGCGCTCCAGGAGGTCGCCGATCATGGCGGTGGTGTCCTTGATATAGGGTATCAGTCGCTCAGCGTAGGTGGAATACTCATTAAAGACCTCGTTGAAATCCAAAGCCTCAGCATTATAGAGCCTGGTCAGCAGCTCATTTTTAGATTCAAGAAGGCTGGCCAGCCTTGACCGGAACATGGAGGCATCGATGATATCACAGGTTCGTATACCCTTACGGGCGGTTTTATCTGAGAAGGCAGGACCGATGCCTTTTCCCGTCGTACCTATAGCTGAAGCCCC
The nucleotide sequence above comes from Dehalococcoidia bacterium. Encoded proteins:
- the dapA gene encoding 4-hydroxy-tetrahydrodipicolinate synthase, whose translation is MKKFGRLLTAMVTPFNAKGQVDYIQAKKLAKALLESGSDGLVVSGTTGESPTLTAEEKLRLFAEIRTIAGKKTTIVAGTGNYNTQESIELTHKAEKMGVDACLLTVPYYNKPNQDGLYQHFKAIADSTRLPCIIYNVPSRTITNLSADTTIKLSKIDNIVGIKEASADFGQIARIINGVSSDFMVYSGNDADTFPILNLGGYGVIGVITHLVGVQYKKMMDLCLAGKIKESARLHRSFIPLVNTMFMIGSPMPIKYALNYLGFRVGRPRLPLVVPDEKTRAAIEQTLKRYTIDLPLK
- a CDS encoding DUF3795 domain-containing protein, whose protein sequence is MINNSQLTSYCGLYCKDCIPSKAALYNLAARLEAILAELKFDKYAALKAGQTYWSESNAAFKDYHRFIDVLQAIRGLKCKAICREGGGWKGERCMIRNCAIEKGLAGCWDCAEYKACRHLEPLLKFHPNLAYHLELIRREGIDKWATKRKGHYPWS
- a CDS encoding adenylosuccinate synthase, which gives rise to MSVVAVIGAQWGDEGKGKIVDLLAEKADAVIRFSGGDNAGHTVINPGGEFKLHIVPSGIFYQRTACIIGNGVVINPRVLLEEIDSLKARGIDTGNLHISDRAHLIMPWHILLDRLDEEKRGASAIGTTGKGIGPAFSDKTARKGIRTCDIIDASMFRSRLASLLESKNELLTRLYNAEALDFNEVFNEYSTYAERLIPYIKDTTAMIGDLLERGCNIVLEGAQGTMLDTDFGSYPFVTSSSPLAAGACMGSGISPRRIDRVVGIFKAYTTRVGGGPMPTELKDEVGEYIRQRAHEYGTTTGRARRCGWFDAVVGRYSTNLNGFSSGILTRLDVLDEMDTVKICVGYKIGGKTVNHFPADAAALESCTPVYEELPGWKVGTSNARKARELPRNARRYVRRLEELIGCRFHVISIGPRREQSIVIKNVI